A genome region from Campylobacter concisus includes the following:
- the clpP gene encoding ATP-dependent Clp endopeptidase proteolytic subunit ClpP → MSYYVPVVVERTSRGERSYDIYSRLLKDRIVMLSGEIEDGMAASIVAQLLFLEAEDPDKDIYLYINSPGGVITSGFSIYDTMNYIKPDVCTICIGQAASMGAFLLSCGTPGKRYALPNSRIMIHQPLGGARGQATDIEIQAREILRMKEILNGILAKNTGQKLSKIVKDTERDFFMSSAEAKEYGLVDKILEKSFK, encoded by the coding sequence ATGAGCTATTACGTTCCTGTCGTAGTTGAAAGAACTAGCAGAGGTGAGCGAAGCTATGATATATATTCCCGTCTTTTAAAAGATAGGATCGTTATGCTAAGTGGCGAGATAGAAGACGGCATGGCTGCTTCTATCGTCGCTCAGCTTCTATTTTTAGAGGCTGAGGATCCAGATAAAGATATCTATCTATATATAAACTCACCAGGTGGTGTGATAACAAGTGGCTTTAGTATCTATGACACGATGAACTACATAAAGCCAGATGTTTGCACGATCTGTATCGGCCAAGCTGCTAGTATGGGTGCATTTTTATTAAGCTGCGGTACGCCTGGAAAGAGATATGCACTGCCAAATTCTCGTATCATGATACACCAACCACTTGGCGGCGCTAGAGGTCAAGCGACTGATATCGAGATACAAGCTCGTGAAATTTTGCGTATGAAAGAGATTTTAAATGGAATTTTGGCAAAAAATACAGGTCAAAAGCTAAGTAAGATCGTAAAAGATACTGAACGTGACTTCTTTATGAGTTCGGCCGAAGCCAAAGAGTACGGACTTGTTGATAAAATTTTGGAGAAAAGTTTTAAATAA
- a CDS encoding GGDEF domain-containing protein — translation MIKIDNAPDPKKKAVEVKHILEKEKVDIYRFSENVLHELSDDNVPSTPNNYSIYFEKMLDGQPDEFRKEIGDMIVINSEISVPSGSNISIEKEIKQGFIQIKSMLQAVVLIYKNLGIMRGLVQKRMDALKNNTNILALQNVLSAFNHDLIKLNSLMDKHLDVIKVSYDEVAKMLKSIEEQSIYDTTYDVYNKKFLVATVQSEVEAVKRYGYNASFLLVRAKDRFTNRVKNLKERNNMYKAISQLLLRTSRRSDIVAHYGDGCFAMVMKYTDENGTKQAGSRILNMLSSIPWKIDGEECKLDIQVVSSMITKTRSAEELISYSLDQLILTQDDEQPIFLDE, via the coding sequence GTGATAAAGATAGATAATGCACCAGACCCTAAGAAAAAAGCGGTTGAGGTAAAACATATTCTAGAAAAAGAAAAGGTAGATATCTACAGATTTTCAGAAAATGTTTTGCATGAATTAAGCGACGATAATGTTCCATCTACACCAAACAATTACTCTATTTATTTTGAGAAAATGCTTGATGGACAGCCTGATGAATTTAGAAAAGAGATCGGTGATATGATAGTCATAAATTCCGAGATATCAGTACCATCAGGTAGTAATATCTCTATTGAAAAAGAGATAAAGCAAGGATTTATCCAGATAAAAAGTATGCTTCAAGCCGTGGTGCTAATCTATAAAAATTTAGGCATCATGAGAGGCCTAGTACAAAAGCGCATGGATGCACTCAAAAATAATACAAATATCCTAGCTCTTCAAAATGTTTTAAGCGCATTTAATCATGACCTAATAAAATTAAACAGCCTTATGGATAAGCATCTTGATGTCATTAAAGTAAGCTATGATGAAGTAGCCAAGATGCTTAAATCTATTGAAGAGCAGTCGATTTACGATACGACATATGACGTTTATAATAAAAAATTTCTAGTAGCCACAGTACAAAGTGAAGTAGAAGCCGTTAAAAGATATGGCTATAACGCATCGTTTTTACTAGTAAGAGCAAAAGATAGATTTACAAATCGTGTTAAAAATTTAAAAGAGCGAAACAATATGTATAAAGCTATATCACAGCTTCTTTTAAGAACTTCTAGAAGAAGCGATATAGTAGCTCATTATGGTGATGGCTGTTTTGCTATGGTTATGAAATATACTGACGAAAATGGTACAAAACAAGCCGGTAGTAGAATTTTAAATATGCTTTCATCTATACCTTGGAAGATAGATGGTGAAGAGTGCAAGCTTGATATCCAAGTGGTTTCAAGCATGATAACAAAAACAAGAAGCGCTGAAGAATTAATCTCTTACTCGTTAGATCAACTAATACTAACACAAGATGATGAGCAGCCTATATTTTTGGATGAATAA
- the def gene encoding peptide deformylase yields MILEVLSYPNKKLYEVSKDVKNFDEELHKLLDDMYDTMIAKEGIGLAAIQIGVAKRIFIINLANDEGVQDKENLIEIINPKFELREGECIYQEGCLSVPGFYEEVKRSEVVAIKYQDRFGKEQSLKADGLLAIAIQHENDHLDGHLFIEKIGFNKRKKFDKEYKKQKKEKVS; encoded by the coding sequence TTGATCTTAGAGGTTTTATCTTATCCAAATAAAAAACTTTATGAAGTCTCAAAAGATGTTAAAAATTTTGATGAGGAACTTCACAAACTACTTGATGATATGTATGATACGATGATTGCAAAAGAGGGCATCGGCCTTGCTGCTATTCAGATAGGTGTCGCAAAAAGAATTTTTATTATAAATCTAGCCAATGACGAGGGCGTGCAAGATAAAGAAAATTTAATCGAAATCATAAATCCAAAGTTTGAACTACGTGAAGGAGAATGCATCTATCAAGAGGGTTGCCTTAGTGTGCCTGGCTTTTATGAAGAGGTAAAAAGAAGTGAGGTTGTGGCTATCAAATATCAAGACCGCTTTGGCAAAGAGCAAAGCTTAAAGGCTGATGGGCTTTTAGCTATCGCTATCCAGCATGAAAACGATCATTTAGATGGACATCTTTTTATAGAAAAAATCGGCTTTAATAAACGCAAAAAATTTGACAAGGAATACAAAAAGCAAAAAAAAGAAAAAGTTTCATGA
- a CDS encoding YifB family Mg chelatase-like AAA ATPase — MKSLRCATYGDGLKIIDVESIFSRGLPGFSIVGLASASIKESTERVKAALLALDFSFPAQKITINLSPSDLPKSGSHFDLAIALLIALQKAKSLEKIFVFGELGLDGSVKSTANLFSILLFLSTQVKNAKVLVPKEIAQKASMIPNLEIYAISTLEKAIRFFNDAEFAKSIRFNATHELFSNVIEISGKRYVPNLNFELDFKDVLGQERAKRACVIAAVGMHNILFEGSPGSGKSMCAKRLVYIMVPQSLEEVLKSAAYRSLNLQDSEFTSTRAFRSPHHTSTKSSIFGGGSNVAKIGEIALANGGVLFFDEFPHFAKQVIESLREPLEDNKIHIARVNSKVTYETKFIFVAAQNPCPCGNLFSRNLNCKCSENEIKNYKSRISAPVLDRIDLKVAMDESSPNDRSSLSSQQMSDMVLKAFIFQKKRDQDELNGKLNDAQVEKFCLLDNEAREILQKAALKYNLSQRGIKRTLRVARSIADLDESEQILKPHILEALSFRA, encoded by the coding sequence ATGAAGTCTTTAAGATGTGCTACTTACGGCGATGGGCTAAAGATAATTGATGTTGAGTCTATCTTCTCTCGCGGGCTTCCTGGTTTTAGCATCGTTGGGCTTGCAAGCGCAAGTATAAAAGAGAGTACAGAACGCGTAAAGGCAGCACTTCTGGCACTTGATTTTTCCTTCCCAGCACAAAAGATAACCATAAATTTATCCCCTTCAGATCTGCCAAAAAGTGGCTCACATTTTGACCTAGCTATTGCTCTTCTTATAGCTCTTCAAAAGGCAAAAAGCTTAGAGAAAATTTTTGTCTTTGGCGAGCTTGGGCTTGATGGAAGCGTAAAAAGCACAGCAAATTTATTTTCTATCTTACTTTTTTTAAGCACGCAGGTAAAAAACGCAAAAGTCTTAGTGCCAAAAGAGATAGCACAAAAAGCTTCAATGATCCCAAATTTAGAAATTTATGCGATTAGTACTCTAGAGAAAGCGATTAGATTTTTTAATGACGCAGAATTTGCAAAAAGTATACGTTTTAACGCCACTCATGAGCTATTTTCAAACGTGATAGAAATTTCTGGCAAAAGATATGTTCCAAATTTAAACTTTGAGCTTGATTTTAAGGATGTTTTGGGTCAAGAAAGAGCCAAAAGAGCCTGCGTTATTGCAGCCGTTGGCATGCATAATATTTTATTTGAAGGCAGTCCAGGCAGCGGCAAAAGCATGTGTGCAAAACGTCTCGTCTACATCATGGTGCCACAAAGCTTAGAAGAGGTGCTAAAGTCTGCCGCCTACCGCTCTTTAAACCTTCAAGATAGCGAATTTACAAGCACCAGAGCCTTTCGCTCGCCCCATCACACTTCAACCAAAAGTTCAATCTTTGGCGGAGGCTCAAATGTCGCAAAGATCGGTGAGATCGCACTTGCAAATGGTGGAGTGCTATTTTTTGACGAGTTTCCTCACTTTGCAAAGCAGGTGATAGAAAGCCTCAGGGAGCCACTTGAGGACAATAAAATTCACATCGCAAGGGTAAATTCAAAAGTGACTTATGAAACTAAATTTATCTTCGTAGCGGCTCAAAATCCATGCCCTTGTGGAAATTTATTCTCTCGCAACTTAAATTGCAAATGCAGCGAAAACGAGATAAAAAACTATAAATCAAGAATTTCGGCTCCAGTGCTCGACCGCATTGATTTAAAAGTTGCTATGGACGAGAGCTCACCAAATGATAGGTCAAGTTTGAGCTCACAGCAAATGAGTGATATGGTTTTAAAAGCCTTTATATTTCAAAAAAAGCGCGATCAAGATGAGCTAAATGGTAAGCTAAATGATGCACAAGTAGAAAAATTTTGTCTATTAGATAATGAAGCAAGAGAAATTTTACAAAAGGCAGCCTTGAAGTACAATCTTTCCCAAAGGGGCATAAAAAGGACACTTAGAGTGGCTAGAAGCATCGCTGATCTTGATGAGAGTGAGCAAATTTTAAAGCCCCACATCTTAGAGGCGCTTAGTTTTAGGGCATAA
- a CDS encoding NAD(P)H-hydrate dehydratase, which translates to MKNLYLDTRILDERAGEKFGLSEEILMENAAAGIANFIRKKFKKGVRVLGVCGSGNNGADVFCALRMLAGEYECEFVLASKSLKPLAAKQLERAKFAGVRESKDAENSLNSAKCVIDGLFGSGLNRALDQNLSGLISKINASPAYTIACDMPSGLSNDGKVLGACVKADITITMGARKLGLYSDAAKDFVGKIKVADLGISAQNYECKSDYHLLKKCDLVLPNRKNQCVNKGDFGHAFIISGEHIGASMLCAKAAFAFGAGLVSVISNENLNLPTHIMQASKISEKMNAGAVGMGLGEKGIEELDVQILKGKKLVLDADIFYSPKVLDLLNENCILTPHPKEFCSLLKLCNIADIDVKTLQENRFAYAKAWSEKFKAVLVLKGANTIIAKDGQIFVMPYGKNILAKGGSGDVLSGLVLALLAQGYEPLDTAISATLAHALSLKNFKKNSYALEPTDIIKGVKCLRKK; encoded by the coding sequence ATGAAAAATTTATATTTAGATACGAGAATTTTGGACGAGCGAGCAGGCGAGAAATTTGGCCTTAGCGAAGAAATTTTAATGGAAAATGCCGCCGCTGGCATAGCAAATTTCATCCGTAAGAAATTTAAAAAAGGCGTGAGAGTATTAGGCGTTTGTGGAAGTGGCAATAACGGTGCTGACGTGTTTTGTGCTTTAAGGATGCTTGCTGGAGAGTATGAGTGTGAATTTGTCCTAGCTAGTAAAAGCTTAAAACCACTTGCCGCCAAACAACTTGAAAGGGCTAAATTTGCTGGCGTGCGTGAGAGCAAAGACGCAGAAAATAGCTTAAATAGCGCAAAATGCGTCATAGACGGGCTTTTTGGCTCAGGGCTAAATAGAGCCTTAGATCAAAATTTAAGCGGTCTCATCTCAAAAATAAACGCTAGCCCTGCTTACACCATCGCTTGCGATATGCCAAGTGGACTAAGTAACGATGGCAAGGTGCTAGGTGCTTGCGTAAAAGCAGATATTACGATCACGATGGGAGCTAGAAAGCTTGGGCTCTATAGCGACGCTGCAAAAGACTTTGTTGGCAAGATAAAGGTCGCTGATCTTGGTATAAGCGCTCAAAACTATGAGTGCAAGAGCGACTATCACTTGCTTAAAAAGTGCGACCTCGTGCTTCCAAATAGAAAAAATCAATGCGTAAATAAGGGCGACTTTGGCCACGCATTTATCATATCTGGCGAGCACATAGGAGCTAGCATGCTTTGCGCAAAGGCGGCATTTGCTTTTGGGGCTGGGCTAGTTAGTGTGATAAGTAATGAGAACCTAAATTTGCCAACACATATTATGCAAGCAAGCAAGATAAGTGAGAAAATGAACGCTGGAGCAGTTGGCATGGGACTTGGTGAAAAGGGCATAGAAGAGCTTGATGTGCAAATTTTAAAGGGCAAAAAGCTTGTTCTTGACGCTGATATCTTTTACAGTCCAAAAGTGCTTGATTTATTAAATGAAAACTGTATTTTAACGCCCCATCCAAAGGAATTTTGCTCACTTTTAAAGCTTTGTAATATAGCAGATATTGACGTAAAAACATTGCAAGAAAATAGATTTGCTTATGCTAAGGCTTGGAGTGAGAAATTTAAGGCCGTGCTAGTACTTAAAGGAGCAAACACTATAATCGCCAAAGACGGGCAAATTTTTGTTATGCCTTATGGTAAAAATATACTTGCAAAAGGTGGCAGTGGTGACGTGCTAAGCGGACTTGTGCTTGCCCTTTTAGCTCAAGGCTACGAGCCACTGGATACTGCCATCTCGGCTACACTAGCTCATGCACTAAGCCTTAAAAATTTCAAAAAAAATAGCTACGCGCTCGAGCCAACAGACATTATAAAAGGAGTAAAATGCTTACGAAAAAAATAG
- the purN gene encoding phosphoribosylglycinamide formyltransferase, with protein sequence MLTKKIAVLFSGSGSNLEAILKKVHNQIFNGIKIEVCLCICNKPGAYGIERAKKFGLDTTIIESAKFANREEFDTAVVEQILKSGAELTVLAGFMRILTPIFTSKIKAINLHPSILPLFKGAHAIKESFESDMMLGGVSVHYVSEELDGGKLIAQRAFEREDGMSLEDWESKIHAIEHEILPDSIIKILTKETNV encoded by the coding sequence ATGCTTACGAAAAAAATAGCCGTACTTTTTAGCGGTAGTGGCTCAAATTTAGAAGCGATACTTAAAAAAGTTCATAATCAAATTTTTAATGGCATAAAAATTGAAGTTTGCCTTTGTATCTGTAACAAGCCAGGTGCATACGGTATAGAGCGTGCTAAGAAATTTGGGCTTGATACGACGATAATAGAGAGTGCCAAATTTGCAAATAGAGAAGAATTTGACACTGCGGTTGTAGAGCAAATTTTAAAAAGCGGCGCTGAACTAACGGTGCTTGCTGGGTTTATGAGGATATTAACTCCTATTTTTACATCAAAGATAAAAGCCATAAATTTACACCCTTCCATATTGCCACTTTTTAAAGGCGCTCATGCGATAAAAGAGAGCTTTGAGAGCGATATGATGCTCGGTGGAGTTAGCGTGCACTACGTGAGCGAGGAGCTTGACGGAGGTAAACTCATTGCACAAAGAGCGTTTGAAAGAGAAGATGGTATGAGCTTAGAGGATTGGGAGAGCAAAATCCATGCGATAGAGCATGAAATTTTGCCTGATAGCATAATAAAAATTTTAACAAAGGAAACAAATGTTTGA
- a CDS encoding TerC family protein, translating to MFEWMTSPEAWISLLTLTGLEIVLGIDNIIFIAILVGKLPPEQRGSGRIVGLGLAMVTRILLLLSLFWIMKLTKPLFTIAEFSISGRDLVLILGGLFLLVKSTLEIHSSVSGESEEHKNNTKSHANFLVIVSEIAVLDIVFSLDSVITAVGMAEHIEIMIIAVILAVGVMMLASKGISNFVDNNPTIKILALAFLVLVGMTLIAEGLRFHIPKGYIYFAMAFSLAVESINIYAKKKAIAE from the coding sequence ATGTTTGAATGGATGACTTCGCCAGAAGCGTGGATATCACTACTTACGTTAACTGGCTTAGAGATAGTTTTGGGTATAGATAATATTATATTTATTGCTATTTTGGTGGGTAAATTACCGCCAGAACAGCGCGGCAGTGGTAGGATTGTTGGCTTAGGGCTAGCCATGGTGACTAGAATTTTACTTTTACTTTCATTGTTTTGGATCATGAAGCTAACAAAGCCACTCTTTACTATCGCAGAATTTAGCATAAGCGGCCGAGATTTGGTGCTTATATTAGGTGGTCTATTTTTACTTGTAAAATCAACCCTTGAAATACATTCTAGTGTTTCTGGCGAAAGCGAAGAACATAAAAATAACACAAAATCACATGCAAATTTCTTGGTTATTGTAAGCGAGATAGCCGTTTTGGATATTGTTTTTTCTCTTGATAGTGTTATCACGGCTGTTGGAATGGCTGAGCATATAGAGATAATGATCATAGCTGTTATTTTAGCAGTTGGCGTGATGATGCTAGCATCAAAAGGTATTTCTAATTTTGTGGACAATAATCCAACAATAAAAATTTTAGCACTTGCATTTTTGGTGCTTGTGGGTATGACGCTCATTGCTGAAGGATTAAGATTTCATATTCCAAAGGGGTATATCTATTTTGCGATGGCATTTTCATTGGCAGTGGAAAGTATAAATATCTATGCAAAAAAGAAAGCAATAGCTGAATAA
- a CDS encoding tetratricopeptide repeat protein — protein sequence MKKLLIILFFPLYLTAFNLSLNSGANGDKPYSVLQLSDEQEFECVEQILAYDTKRYVCMLDNEILPKIEDTTLPLMDIKYKKQDGKLFIVIMPKAPSKLLNIKTELYNSQNVQDSPKTTISKHFSIIIDTSLSENSKRKSGLNFKPDFKDMLNPSIGALDLNKAPIAGLDSNDIDIYISIKRAYEKGAYENVVKDTQTAIKRHPNSLFSSEFLLFRLRALDKIFEIKNEFEEIEPKDIVSEGRAWIRKFPSDENYPEVLYLIARAYLKDSIASDAKYMLDILNEEHANSKFTKLAALDYADYLYKIGRQKEALKDYEKVLYSTNDIDLASRSALSLADANIDKEKFDEAKKFILKIANANEKFFMNNPTKSMNLATTFASKDMPDVAAKIYEILINNSDRTKDFYEVALKNLALNLAKTKDEKKAYEYLNRYETEFKYGDYIDEVTKAKDGLFFEEKDKNATALHARYKELIEKYAGTNISQKALISELELDIKERKFSDALSYKTMAKDGNLSKAMELINEAALELTKEYFIKDDCTAVINLLENYDINKISLPQFKLFNCYYRTARYNDALELAKAHAKDENLEDRVEWLVNLSKILYKNKDYEHAIIAANDALSLGSSVEYSDPTPSLFDRFYSLLALKRFTEAISTISAIEQLRGQDFKIIEAYTAISDYAMKSNDYAIATTYAKKALELQTKAKINTFSPKINFNYSEASLKTDNLDEALDETKFILNMKLEPEDRLHALNLISEIYIRQKQFKLARPYLNECSDSNFVSPYKDACKAKLDMIGKS from the coding sequence ATGAAAAAGCTCTTAATTATTTTATTTTTTCCGCTTTATCTAACCGCTTTTAATCTTAGCCTAAATAGCGGCGCAAATGGTGATAAACCTTATAGCGTTCTTCAGCTAAGCGATGAGCAAGAATTTGAATGCGTGGAGCAAATTTTAGCTTACGATACCAAACGCTATGTCTGCATGCTAGATAATGAAATTTTGCCAAAAATTGAAGATACGACACTGCCATTAATGGATATAAAATATAAAAAGCAAGATGGCAAACTTTTTATCGTCATAATGCCAAAAGCACCGTCAAAACTACTAAATATAAAAACTGAGCTTTATAATAGCCAAAACGTACAAGATAGCCCAAAAACAACCATTTCAAAACACTTTAGCATAATCATAGATACTTCGCTCAGTGAAAATAGCAAGAGAAAGTCTGGGCTAAATTTTAAACCTGATTTTAAAGATATGCTAAATCCTAGTATTGGAGCGCTTGATCTTAACAAAGCCCCTATTGCTGGACTTGATAGTAATGACATTGATATCTACATAAGTATAAAACGAGCTTATGAAAAGGGCGCTTATGAAAATGTAGTAAAAGATACTCAAACAGCGATAAAAAGGCATCCAAATAGCCTTTTTTCAAGTGAATTTTTACTATTTCGTCTAAGGGCTCTTGATAAAATTTTTGAGATAAAAAATGAGTTTGAAGAGATCGAGCCAAAAGATATCGTAAGTGAAGGTAGGGCTTGGATTAGAAAATTCCCATCTGATGAAAACTATCCAGAGGTGCTCTACCTAATCGCTAGAGCCTACCTAAAAGATAGCATCGCAAGTGATGCAAAATATATGCTTGATATCTTAAACGAAGAGCACGCAAACTCAAAATTTACGAAACTTGCAGCGCTTGATTATGCTGATTATCTCTACAAGATAGGCAGACAAAAAGAGGCGCTAAAAGACTATGAAAAAGTACTTTACTCCACAAACGACATCGACCTTGCAAGTAGATCAGCACTAAGCCTAGCTGATGCAAATATCGATAAAGAAAAATTTGATGAAGCAAAGAAATTTATACTAAAAATTGCAAATGCGAATGAAAAATTTTTTATGAACAACCCAACAAAGTCGATGAATCTTGCAACTACATTCGCAAGTAAAGATATGCCTGATGTGGCTGCTAAAATTTATGAAATTTTGATAAATAATAGCGATAGGACGAAAGATTTTTATGAAGTTGCTTTAAAAAATTTAGCACTAAATCTAGCCAAAACAAAAGATGAGAAAAAAGCATACGAATACTTAAATAGATATGAGACAGAGTTTAAATATGGTGATTATATCGATGAGGTGACTAAAGCAAAAGATGGGTTATTTTTTGAAGAAAAGGATAAAAATGCTACTGCACTTCATGCTAGATATAAAGAGCTAATTGAAAAATATGCTGGGACAAACATTAGCCAAAAGGCTCTAATAAGCGAGCTTGAGCTGGATATTAAAGAGCGTAAATTCTCCGATGCACTATCTTACAAAACCATGGCAAAAGATGGAAATTTAAGTAAGGCAATGGAGCTGATAAATGAGGCTGCGCTAGAGCTTACAAAAGAGTATTTTATAAAAGATGATTGCACGGCTGTTATAAATTTACTTGAAAACTACGATATAAACAAAATCTCATTACCACAATTTAAGCTCTTTAACTGCTATTACAGAACGGCCCGCTACAACGATGCACTTGAGCTGGCAAAAGCTCATGCAAAAGATGAAAATCTAGAAGATAGGGTCGAATGGCTGGTAAATTTGAGCAAAATTTTATATAAAAATAAAGACTACGAGCATGCGATCATTGCTGCAAATGATGCGCTTTCACTTGGCTCATCAGTTGAATACTCAGATCCAACACCATCTCTTTTTGACAGGTTTTACTCATTGCTTGCATTAAAACGCTTTACGGAGGCGATCTCAACCATTAGCGCTATTGAGCAGCTAAGAGGCCAAGATTTTAAGATTATCGAAGCATATACAGCTATAAGCGACTATGCGATGAAAAGTAATGACTACGCCATAGCTACAACGTATGCCAAAAAAGCTCTTGAACTACAAACAAAAGCCAAGATAAATACATTTTCACCAAAGATAAATTTTAACTATTCAGAAGCTTCACTAAAGACAGATAACCTAGATGAGGCGCTTGACGAGACGAAATTTATACTAAATATGAAGCTTGAGCCAGAAGATCGCTTACATGCTTTAAATTTGATAAGCGAAATCTATATAAGGCAAAAACAGTTTAAGTTGGCTAGACCTTATTTAAATGAGTGCTCTGATTCAAATTTTGTAAGCCCGTATAAAGATGCTTGCAAAGCTAAGCTTGACATGATAGGCAAAAGCTAA
- the nuoN gene encoding NADH-quinone oxidoreductase subunit NuoN, protein MNEIAFLDLKEISLSSVAPMLSMIIFALFILIVGTIKKDLSRNFYCVFCIIAIFVNLGLILDFNGLSLSFWDMLLVDGVSVISQVIILIASALFIPLALSTKEYFEYKIYEYYALFLFMIAGFLFMVSSNNLLIIFLGLEISSLCLYTLIALHNKAKSVEAAIKYFAMGSLSAGFFAMAIAIFYLATNSIDITRIGVVIKDLSLNQNLIILLACVFIASAIGFKLSLIPFHTWIPDVYEGSNAPLAGYMSIVPKVAAFIVALRVFAMLEASQISWIKDLLYIIAVLTMSLANIMALVQKDVKRMLAFSSIAHAGVVLCALVANSHETNVALFFYWIMFLFANLGAFSMLWVARCDDVVCWDKRFKHPFEKFSGLIKILPSYAVIMGIFMIALAGIPPFSVFWGKMVLISSLIKSDYVVLGVIIMINSAIAIYYYLKLIVFMFLKEPIVKDKNLYTANISMALKVIVGIAVAGTAFSFLFSGAILEFIEHFVFASGF, encoded by the coding sequence ATGAACGAAATAGCCTTTTTAGACCTTAAAGAAATTTCTTTATCTTCGGTTGCTCCGATGCTTAGCATGATAATTTTTGCGCTTTTTATCTTAATCGTTGGCACCATAAAAAAAGATCTTTCAAGAAATTTCTACTGCGTATTTTGTATTATCGCAATATTTGTAAATTTAGGTCTAATACTTGATTTTAACGGTCTTAGCCTTAGCTTTTGGGATATGCTTTTAGTTGATGGCGTTTCGGTCATCTCTCAAGTCATCATCCTAATCGCCTCAGCCCTTTTTATCCCGCTTGCACTTAGCACAAAAGAGTATTTTGAGTACAAAATTTACGAGTATTACGCTCTATTTTTGTTTATGATCGCTGGATTTTTATTTATGGTGAGCTCAAATAATCTACTCATCATCTTTTTAGGCCTTGAGATCAGTTCGCTTTGCCTCTACACCCTAATCGCCCTTCACAACAAGGCAAAAAGCGTCGAGGCAGCGATCAAGTACTTTGCGATGGGCTCGCTCTCAGCTGGCTTTTTTGCGATGGCGATAGCGATATTTTATCTAGCTACAAATTCTATCGATATCACGCGAATTGGCGTAGTGATAAAAGACCTTAGCCTAAATCAAAATTTAATCATCCTGCTTGCCTGCGTTTTTATCGCCTCAGCCATTGGCTTTAAACTCTCACTCATACCATTTCATACATGGATACCAGACGTTTATGAGGGCTCAAATGCACCATTAGCAGGCTATATGTCGATCGTACCAAAGGTAGCAGCATTTATCGTCGCACTTCGCGTCTTTGCCATGCTTGAGGCCTCGCAAATTTCGTGGATAAAAGACCTTCTTTACATCATCGCCGTGCTTACTATGAGTCTTGCAAATATCATGGCGCTAGTACAAAAGGACGTAAAAAGAATGCTTGCTTTTAGCTCCATAGCTCACGCTGGTGTCGTGCTTTGCGCGCTTGTGGCAAATTCTCACGAGACAAATGTCGCCTTGTTTTTCTACTGGATCATGTTTTTGTTTGCAAATTTGGGCGCATTTTCTATGCTCTGGGTGGCAAGGTGCGACGATGTCGTCTGCTGGGACAAGCGCTTTAAGCACCCATTTGAGAAATTTTCAGGGCTTATAAAAATTTTACCAAGCTACGCTGTGATAATGGGAATTTTTATGATCGCTCTTGCTGGCATTCCGCCTTTTAGCGTCTTTTGGGGTAAGATGGTACTTATCTCATCGCTCATAAAATCTGATTACGTCGTGCTTGGCGTTATAATCATGATAAATTCTGCCATTGCGATTTATTACTATTTAAAGCTAATCGTCTTTATGTTTTTAAAAGAGCCGATCGTAAAAGATAAAAATCTCTACACCGCAAATATCTCGATGGCATTAAAAGTAATTGTTGGCATTGCGGTAGCTGGAACGGCCTTTTCGTTTTTATTTTCTGGAGCAATTTTGGAATTTATTGAGCATTTTGTCTTTGCTTCAGGATTTTAG